The genomic window CATGGTAAAGCGGCCGTCTTTTTCGGCCCAGTCTACCCGGCAGGCCCGTATGGCGCTTAACTTGCCGTTATTCCCTGTAAAAGACTTGGTGTTGACGGACCAGAGCCGTTCACCCCCTTCCAGATGGGAGCTTGAAGTCTTGAGGACCTTGGGCCACAGCGGCCAAGGTTCAGCGTCAGGACGGTGTTCCGGGGGCTTGGGAAGTACCTCAATCTGGGTAACCGCTAGAGCCCCCTGACGGTTGGCGGTGCCCACGCAGTCAGAACCGGTGTCGCCGCCGCCTATGACCACCACCCGTTTCCCGTATGCGGTGATAGGTTCAAGACCCGTAACTTCGCCGCTGAGAACACGGTTCTGGAGGGAGAGGAAATCCAGGGCCTGGACTATGCCGGAATTTTCCCGGCCCGGAAGTTTTACATCCCGTGGTTCACGGGCGCCTATGGTAAGAAGCACCAGATCGTAGGAAGACTCCAGTTCCTTAGCGGAAATGACCTTGCCCCCCTCTACTCCATCGGCGTCCTTTGCACCAAAGCCGTAACGGGCGGAACCGATCCGGGCGCCGGTTTTGAACTCGACCCCCTCGGCTGCCATAATCCTGATACGCCGGTCAATAAAACTCTTATCCAATTTGAAGTCCGGAATGCCGTAACGGAGATAGCCCCCCAGTTTTTGTGCGCCTTCGTAAACAGTAACGCTGAAACCAGCCCGGTTAAGATAATAGGCGGCGGAAAGCCCCGCAGGACCGGCGCCGACCACGGCCACCTTCTTGCCGTTACGCACCCGGGGCGGACGTGGAATTACCAGGCCCAGTTCGTAGGCCTTTTCGATGATGGCAAGTTCGTTCTGTCTGATGGTTACCGGTTCGTCGTTGGAACCCAGGACGCAGGAGGCTTCGCAGAGGGCGGGGCAAACCCGGCCGGTAAATTCCGGAAAGGGGTTCATGTGTTCCAGAGCCGCCCAGGCGCCGGCCCAGTCACCCCGATAGAGGCGGTCCTGCCATTCGGGCATCACGTTGGAGACCGGGCAGGCCCAATGACAGAAGGGTACCCCGCAGTCCATACACCGGGCCGCCTGCAAGCGGCGTTCGTCATCGGAAAGTAGTATTTCTACTTCACTGTAGTCGTTCACCCGCTCTTCCACAGGCCGGTAACCGGAAACTTTACGCTTTATCTTTAAAAATCCCTTTGGATCACCCATACATCCCTCTCTTATTGTTTTTTATACACGGTCCGCAATTTCTTCCCGTTCCCGGATATCATAGAGTTTCCGGTCCAATTCCGCCAGTTTCATCTTCTGGAGAGCCATCTTATATTCCACCGGGAGTACCTTTACAAACTTCGGCTTATATTCCCCCCAATTGTCAAAAATATTTTTGGCATAGGACGAACCGGTCCAATAGATATGCTGTTCAATCTGCTGCCTGACAAAATGTTCATCCTCTTCGTTGTCCAGGCCGGACAGCTCCACCATACCTTTGTTGAGGAAGTACTCGAAGTCACCCTTTTTGTCCAGTACATAGGCGATACCACCGGACATACCGGCGGCAAAGTTTCTGCCCACGGTTCCCAGAACAATGATCCGGCCGCCGGTCATGTACTCCGCCGCATGGTCCCCGGCGCCCTCAATAACCGCGGTAGCCCCGGAGTTCCGTACGCAGAAACGTTCCCCCGCAACCCCGGCGGCGTAGAACTCCCCGGAGGTAGCGCCGTAGAGCAGGGTGTTACCCACAATGATGTTCTCGCTGGTCTCAAAGCTGGAACCCTTGGGAGGCGCTACCACGATACGGCCGCCGGAAAGGCCCTTGCCCAGGTAGTCGTTGGCGTCCCCGGCCAGGCGGAAGGTGATTCCCTTGGCGAGGAAGGCGCCGAAACTCTGACCCGCGGATCCCGTAAAGTCGATGGTGATAAAGTTTTCCGGAAGCCCCTGTCCGCCGAAACGTTTGGAAACCTCATAGGAAAGCATGGTCCCCACCGCCCGGTCGGTATTGCGTACCGGCAGGGATAGTGCTATGGGGATCTTTCCGTCCAGGGCGGAGGAACACTTTTCGATAAGCTCCCGGTCCAGGACCGTAGCAATCTTGTGGACCTGATCCTCAACGCAGCTGTGCGCCTGACCACCGGGTATAAAGGAGGGACCTTCGGGTTTGTAGAGTATGGCCGAAAGGTCAACCCCGGCGGATTTCGCCTTGTCACTCTTCCGTTCCACCAGCAGATCCGACCGGCCCACCAGTTCATCAAACTTTCTAATGCCCAGGGAGGCCATGATTTCCCGAACCTCCTCGGCGATAAAGCGGAAGAAGTTGATCAGGTACTCGCTTTTGCCGGTAAAGCGTTTCCGCAGTTCCGGGTCCTGGGTGGCTACCCCCATGGGACAGGTATTCTCGTGGCACTTCCGCATCATCACACAGCCCATGTTGATCAGGGTGGAGGTACCAAAACCGAATTCTTCGGCCCCCAGCATTCCTGCGATCACCACATCCCGGCCGGTTTTAAGCTGGCCGTCGGTCTGAAGCCGCACCCGGCCCCGGAGGCCGTTTTTTACCAGAACCTGGTTGGTCTCCGAAAGACCCAGTTCCCAGGGAAGCCCCGCGTGGCGGATGCTGCTCTGGGGACTCGCTCCGGTGCCGCCGTCGTAACCGGAGATGAGGATGTTGTCCGCGTGGGCCTTGGCGACCCCGGCGGCAACGGTACCCACCCCGCTCTCGGATACCAGCTTGACGCTGATCCGGGCCTGGGGGTTGGCGTTCTTCAGATCGAAGATCAGTTCAGCCAAATCTTCTATAGAGTAGATATCGTGATGAGGGGGCGGACTAATCAGGGTAACCCCGGCGGTGGAGTGCCGGACCTTGGCGATCATGGCGTCCACCTTATGCCCCGGAAGCTGGCCGCCCTCGCCGGGCTTAGCGCCCTGGGCAATCTTAATCTGGAGCTCCTGGGCGTTGGCCAGGTACTCGCTGGTAACCCCGAAACGGGCGGAGGCTACCTGCTTGATGGCGCTCCGCAGCCAAGTACCATCGCTCTTAACCGCAAAACGTTCCGGACTTTCACCGCCTTCGCCGGAATTGGAACGACCGTGGATGGAGTTCATCGCCTTGGCTATGGTTTCGTGGGCTTCCTTGGAGATGGAACCAAAGGACATGGCCCCGGTGGTGAAACGCTTCATTATTTCTTCCACGGACTCCACTTCGTCAATGGGAATTGCTGAACCGGGGGCAAAGTCCAGGAGACCCCGAATAACATGGGGCGCCTGGTTAAACTTGTTCACCAGGGTGGAAAATTCTTTGAATTTTTTATAGTTCCCGGTACGGGTAGCCCATTGGAGGAGGTAGATGGTTTCGGGGTTCCATGCGTGCCGTTCCCCGTACTTCCGCCACCGGTACTGGCCGTCGCCGGCGAGGAGATAATCCACCCCCTTTGGTTCACCCCCGGTCTTATCCAGGAATTCCCGGGCTGCCCGGTAGTGGTCCAGAACTTCCGCTTCCAGTTCTGCAAAACCCGCTCCGCCGATACGGCTGGGGGTGCCCCGGAAACATTTGTCTATCACCGCTTTGCCAAGCCCGATGGCCTCAAAAATCTGGGCGCCCCGGTAGGACCGGAGGGTACTGGTCCCCATTTTGGACATAACCTTGAGCATGGCCTTGTTAAGGCCCTTGATATAATGCTTCTTCGCCTCGGGAAAACTCCCGGTACGGTTCCCATCGGGACCGGCGCAAAGGGCGGCAAGGGCAGCCAATGCACCGTAGGGAACCACCAGGTCCACGCCGTAGCCGAAGAGCAGGGCGAAATGCATAGGTTCCCGGGGTTCCGCGGATTCCAGAATAATCGACAGGTTCATCCGCAGACCCCGTTCGATAAGGCCGTGGTGTACCGCCCCGGTTGCAAGCAGGGCCGGTATAGCACTGCGGCCTCCGGCTAGACCGGAGGTCAGGCTTGCCCGGTCGGAGAGGATCAGCAGGGTAACGCCGTCCTTGACCGCCGCAACCGCCTGGGCGATAAGGGTTTCCAGGGCCGCTAAGAGGGCGCCGGGAACTCCGTCCTTCACTTCAAAGGTGGCGTCCAGGGTTTGGGACTTAAAATCACCGCCGATTTTTTTAAGGGTTTCCAGATCCGCAGGGGTCATAATGGGGTTGATAACCTTGATCCGCCGGCAGTGGGATTCGGTTTCGTCCAGAA from Treponema primitia ZAS-1 includes these protein-coding regions:
- a CDS encoding glutamate synthase subunit beta, whose translation is MGDPKGFLKIKRKVSGYRPVEERVNDYSEVEILLSDDERRLQAARCMDCGVPFCHWACPVSNVMPEWQDRLYRGDWAGAWAALEHMNPFPEFTGRVCPALCEASCVLGSNDEPVTIRQNELAIIEKAYELGLVIPRPPRVRNGKKVAVVGAGPAGLSAAYYLNRAGFSVTVYEGAQKLGGYLRYGIPDFKLDKSFIDRRIRIMAAEGVEFKTGARIGSARYGFGAKDADGVEGGKVISAKELESSYDLVLLTIGAREPRDVKLPGRENSGIVQALDFLSLQNRVLSGEVTGLEPITAYGKRVVVIGGGDTGSDCVGTANRQGALAVTQIEVLPKPPEHRPDAEPWPLWPKVLKTSSSHLEGGERLWSVNTKSFTGNNGKLSAIRACRVDWAEKDGRFTMSEVSGSDFDIDADLVLLAMGFTHVVQNGAVADFGLELDERGNIRTTGTFHTSNPKIWAAGDSRNGASLVVRAISDGRAAAEAIIKAL
- the gltB gene encoding glutamate synthase large subunit, with amino-acid sequence MGEHEEGADQCPKGLYRKEDEHDACGIGFVADIKGRVSHDILKRGLEVLERMEHRGAESADNKTGDGSGVLLQIPHDFYKGFIPNLPPAGSYGTGMVFLPGPANDKKAESNRSTIVKYIEETAAGLGLKVLGWRDVPTNGEAIGAIARAAEPVIRQIFLGGGADLEFALYIFRKKLEKRIRLDASLENAGNKGYIPSLSSRTIVYKGMLMSSQLKDYYPELKDERIKTAVALIHSRFSTNTFPNWTLAQPFRIVSHNGEINTVRGNRFWMAAREALFSHPRFGEALKDILPVIEPDQSDSASFDNALELLVMSGRSLPHALMMLIPESWNDKNPIPQDLKAFYEYHASIMEPWDGPASMVFCDGRFVGGTLDRNGLRPSRYTITRDDLIVMASETGVQDFKPEEVAYKGRLRPGKLLLVDMSEGRIIPDNEVKRQVFQAKPYADWVARQVITLKQELGDGGTAEAFLDPGVDTDAKLLYLEKSFGYSREDREKLLLVMAETSQEPTGSMGTDTPIAVFSDRSQRVYSYFKQVFAQVTNPPIDSIREDLVMTLTSFIGPQKNLLDETESHCRRIKVINPIMTPADLETLKKIGGDFKSQTLDATFEVKDGVPGALLAALETLIAQAVAAVKDGVTLLILSDRASLTSGLAGGRSAIPALLATGAVHHGLIERGLRMNLSIILESAEPREPMHFALLFGYGVDLVVPYGALAALAALCAGPDGNRTGSFPEAKKHYIKGLNKAMLKVMSKMGTSTLRSYRGAQIFEAIGLGKAVIDKCFRGTPSRIGGAGFAELEAEVLDHYRAAREFLDKTGGEPKGVDYLLAGDGQYRWRKYGERHAWNPETIYLLQWATRTGNYKKFKEFSTLVNKFNQAPHVIRGLLDFAPGSAIPIDEVESVEEIMKRFTTGAMSFGSISKEAHETIAKAMNSIHGRSNSGEGGESPERFAVKSDGTWLRSAIKQVASARFGVTSEYLANAQELQIKIAQGAKPGEGGQLPGHKVDAMIAKVRHSTAGVTLISPPPHHDIYSIEDLAELIFDLKNANPQARISVKLVSESGVGTVAAGVAKAHADNILISGYDGGTGASPQSSIRHAGLPWELGLSETNQVLVKNGLRGRVRLQTDGQLKTGRDVVIAGMLGAEEFGFGTSTLINMGCVMMRKCHENTCPMGVATQDPELRKRFTGKSEYLINFFRFIAEEVREIMASLGIRKFDELVGRSDLLVERKSDKAKSAGVDLSAILYKPEGPSFIPGGQAHSCVEDQVHKIATVLDRELIEKCSSALDGKIPIALSLPVRNTDRAVGTMLSYEVSKRFGGQGLPENFITIDFTGSAGQSFGAFLAKGITFRLAGDANDYLGKGLSGGRIVVAPPKGSSFETSENIIVGNTLLYGATSGEFYAAGVAGERFCVRNSGATAVIEGAGDHAAEYMTGGRIIVLGTVGRNFAAGMSGGIAYVLDKKGDFEYFLNKGMVELSGLDNEEDEHFVRQQIEQHIYWTGSSYAKNIFDNWGEYKPKFVKVLPVEYKMALQKMKLAELDRKLYDIREREEIADRV